The region tacaaaaaacatcCATTAAAAACacccattacatttttaataagaaaccGAATGAGTTCTCTCATGAGAGGATTACTGTGCAAATTTTGGAAAGACCAGGAATACTGTAAGTTCAATTATAGCTCAGTGTGGGattttgcatgtactgtatcagaGGCAACTACTACTATTCAGAGCTCTTATTGCTAATTACACTACTTACAtgtaaataacagaaaaatgtttttgaaaacaagCTTCAAAACTCTcattacaatttttatttttttcctttatacaCAAGAGAAAGGCTTCACAGgagaaaaagtttgttttttatctttagCACAGAATTAACATTAGGGGTTCCTTTGCAGTTTATATTTAATACAATATGAACCCATGaacaaataagaataaaaaaacccatgtaaaatatacaatcatttGTCCACATTAAGCAGCTTTATATCTGTGGTGATAAAGGATAACTTAGTCCTATTCTAAGATGCCCTGATGGAAGAAGCTCAACTTTGCTGTGCAAGGGGTGGTCATGAAAGTCAATAATTCCTGCATATTGGCCTTCTACGCTATTCGTTTGATGTAAATGCTTGACAGTTGCAGCTGTTGTACACCGATAATTTTGTTCGCTACCTtcactttcatttgtttttattgcgtGTATTAAGGTAAACCAGGAGACTGCAGTGAATGTTAGAACAGATTCAATAAAGGTTCTATAGAATAAACTTACTGTTGTAGTACGCACATTAAAAGAGCAGTGTTTtctcaagaaaaacaaatcacttTTGGCTCTTCTCACATATGGCATCCATATTTTCATCAAAGATTAGTTTGTAATCAAGATATTTGTAACCattaacaatttcaatttcttgcTCCTCAACAACTGCTGATTTTGCCACAGGTGGTTGCGTTCTAAAGTCAAAGTTCATGCTGTATCTTTGGGTTTTGACACATTAAGGTGAAGAGAGGACTAGTTACACCAGTCAGCAAAATAATCCACAGCAGGCCCATGACCAGTGTTAATACCTTGCAGGAGATTGACAATGGCAGTCATCAATACACTTAATGATGTGTTGGTCCTCAAAAGGACTTCTACAGCCACCTGTAAAGAATATACAGGATGGGGGACAGCACATAGCCCTGAGGAGACCCCCCTAATCTCTAATACAAAACCATTGACTGTCTTAAAGTAGTCTTAAAGCATTTGTGCATGTATACTTCATTAAGAGATTGAATACCACTCCTCCCTCAGACAAAATGTTATGGCATTTTTCAATATGGGAAAAAGTAACTGGAACCTATAGAGCAATGCAGAGCAGAGACCAAGGTAATAATTACCTAGTCTGTATCCAGGTCCCTGGTGTAGTGTCTGGCTATAAAGTTAGAACTAAAACAAATGGGACAATATGGAGGGGAGTAGAAGACAAGGAGAATTCAAGAGATAACATGTCTGTTTTTGACCAAGCAGGCACGGTTTCTAAAAGATGAGAATGTAGCTATATTGCAAAGGTTGGTTGACTAGTAGTTAAAGCTGATAAAAGGGGAGTTCAAGCCCCCCTTTTAATACATGCTCTTAAAACTAATTCAAACACGTTTTGATGGTTATTcttctaaataaaatatgtaatgaTTTGGTCTAatcattttgaagaaaatagTTCGTAGTACACATTGGAATGCatgcaaaaagataaaaaaatgtggGGAGAACTTTCCTCTTAATAGAACATAATATACCATGCTAGGCAAGGTAGTAAAGTTGGCCATCAGCTTGGGTCCCGTTTCATCTCCTCCAGTAGCAGattagattattttatttaatcacaTTTTAGCCAGACTTCgagttatacagtatagacaCCCTACTTTATAGAGGTGGTTTCAAGGCAAACCCCAAGCTTAAAGTATGTCCTGTTCCTTACTGGTGTATtaagtcttttttaaaatatacatttaaaaaccttttttatcGCTGTTTAAATTGGTTTTAAAAATTAGTTTTGAATAAGACAAGTCACGCTAATTTAAATACAGATGCAATCTACCCATAGTACCAAAAATACTACTTTTCCCCAAGGGAATTAAATGTTAACATTAACATAAATTAACGTTATTTTTGTATTCCTTATGCAGCAAAGCTTCCATCCCATAATTTGGTTAAAATCGCTGCAAAGAAGGCTGAGCCGTTTGTAAAACGGCATTGCGCCCTCTTCTGGAATTTCTACTATAAATCTGCCACAATTACGTAGGACAGAAACCCAGAACATTAATAAGGTGTAAAGATATAGCAATCTTGCCGTacagaaaatataaagaaatgcgTTAAAACCTAGGTAAACAAAACGGTCCACGTGTtccattttataatttatttaaacgAGATAACATCATTCTAgtaataaaagacatttaaaaagttAACAATTCACAGTAAACAAGACAATGTCGACTTACACCAGCTATCGCgccttttattttcacattgtcGTCAATAGGTCCTGTAACGTTTCAACTTTACCTATCAGTTCTTTGGCGCTAGGTCTTTCCCTAGGGTCCTTGTTCCAGCACCTGCACATGAAGGCTTTACAAGTTTGTCCCAAAGGGGTTTCGTTAAACACACCGTCTGTCACAGCGGGGCGTAAGTCATACGCCACAACAGCATACAGCACAGCTTGGCGGTCGCCAGTATATGGCTGGCCTCTAGTCATCAGTTGCCAGAAGGTGATACCAAACGAATAGATGTCTGCTTTGAAAGATGCATTTTCACCCTTTAGAAGTTCAGGCGCCCTGTGAGTGTATGTACCGCCCAGGTGACAGTTCTGGGGTCTTGCAGGGGATATGTCGTTGTAGTTGTCCACTTTCTGGGAACAGCCAAAGTCTGCAATTTTGCAGATGTTGCCATCAGTGACCAGTACATTCGCAGGCTTCAGATCCAAATGAATGATGCAATGCGAGTGCAGGAAATGTAAGCCGTTAGCAATATCCTTGGAAAACCGAAAGCACGTTTCTGTTTCCAGGGGAGGTGCGTGGTTATATATAACATGATGCAAGGTGGCTGTTCCCGCAAACTCCATTATGATGGTGCCTATGTTGTCTTGGTTTTCCACGCTTTCGGGAATGCAGGTGGTCGCTGCCACAATCCTGACAATGTTCTCATGCTGCAGATGGGCGGCATTCAGTTCAGACCAGAAGCTCTGTCGTGAGGCTAGCCTGTTCTTAGTGCATTTCTTGACCTTCTTCACCGCTACCGTCTTCCCGTAGTAGGTTCCTTTATATACCGACCCAAAGCCACCCGAGCCGAGGGGATGAAGCAGCCGCAGTTGTTTCCACTGTATGACACAGGACCAGAGCTTCAGCGCATTCCGAGCTTTAAAACCTTGCGATGGTAAATGTAGAGTCGAGTCTTTCACATGCTTCTCTAAGGGGCTACTACATGGTCCTAGGTCAATGCTTGGGTAAAATTCCTTTGGTAACAAACGGCTAACCGGAATCGGAGAAGGCATTGTTATCCCCCAAACACACAAATAGCTGTCATCTGTGCGGTCTGGTCACCCTGGTCGTTAAGCCGTCAGCAAAGCATTCATCGTTTGAAACCCATCTAGCAAAACTCGgttaaagggagaaaaaaaaaacctagccCCGCTTGCTGCTGTTTTCCTCCCAGGTTAATCCAATTAAATGATGATTTTCAACCAATAGGAGAAAGGTACCGGCAGCGACAAAGCGGTCGGTACCCATATTGTGGTTCGTGTAAAATACGGTGACACGTGTGTCTGATTAGCTGTCatggaaacattttcaaaaagatgGCACATCTTTTAATCTGCGTCGTTTTTGTCTTAATCCTGCTATTTTACTTTATTCTCCCTAATTTTAACTGTGTGTTTTGTAACATTATTAcgttttataatatataataattatctATAATCATTTCTAATTATATTTCAACATTGTAATATGTTCCAATTTTATGTACTATCACGGGTAAGACTTTAATTCTAGTTTTGTATACATCGCGTAGAATACGTTCAGTCTCTTTATAAAACTAAATTGCATGTATGCAAAAACGTTGTTTTCGGCGGTCTACAGCACAGAAAAATACAGATGAATTTACACGCGCCTCTTTCCCCTAAATGTAAAATCGACACTGAAACGGATTTTATAAAGAGTACAGTAATATATGTGACAGTTCAAGAGGAGAAAGTCATCTTAAGAAATGATTTAAGAATGGTGTCTGTCTCCATATCATGGGACCATAGTATGATATACCCCTTTTCAAACAAGATGTCTTGAACGTTTTCATTTAACATATTCGGTTATTTTAAAGCTCCACCTGGGTCATTCGAAAAGCATAATTTTATTGGTTAAGTTTAATAACGTTTTACAGTATCTACACAGATAGCTTTAATAATGGAAAGGGACTGTgtcgcagtaaaaaaaaacatctgagggGAGTTCATCATAAAAGATTTCATTTAAAGGAAAGTTCTATGACAAATCTCAACAGCCCAGTTAAATGTACTGGTAATGGCTGTGAATTGTTACATTCCTATAAAAGAGATAGATACTTTATCGATGATAGCAAGAGAAGCATCTAATCAAGAAGGTATCAATCAAAGACAGAAAACACTGTCCAATTCTGTGAGCCTCTCATTCATAGTTATATAGTCAGTGCCAACTCATACACCCCAGTGATTTAATCAGTGCTAGAGAGCAATGACATGATGCAAGTCCTTGTAACAGGAATGACTGACAGCACAGGCACACATACTTAAAGTATTTCTACTATAGCTATAAGCAACTGCTTTTGTAATTGCTGTAAATTCAAGAATAGGAAAACCACACTTAAACCTTGATTtgcactgtataaaatatattttttaaaatttaaaattgttttttttttaattttgtgcttCGGTATGTTCCACAAGAGGTGGAGCAATGTACTTTTGTGTGCATTTGTTTCCTCTAGAGTATCATGGTTTTCTCTGacattcattttgattaattttgtGATTCATTTAAATAATCTGTGAAAATGCATCTGTTTTAATATCAAGGAAGGAAAATCACACCATTAGCTTGTATTTATGGTTCCAAAAgtaattcaataataataataataatagttcaggtgggtagttcAGAtgggtataataataataataataatataataataataggcaGCAATTACAGAACCATCTTTCTGAGGAAGGTTTTAAGTCGATTAGGACTAGtgactgatatccttggggatagaatGCCTGAGCTCTAGGGCACAGTCGGAGGCTCTATCACTCATGAAGCGTTAGCAAGCTTCGTGGACAAACAAGAGACCACAATCAGACAAACAAAGATTGACTAAATTGAATAGCCGAGAATGCTAAAGTCCCTGAACTGGATGTTATTTCATTTGATATCACTATTTGTAGGCATAACCTTTAACATGACACTAATAAAAATTACTGTGCTAATGTTTTTGGACATTTTTGGCTTCACTGAGATCTGTTTAATCAAAcaaacaggagtgtgtgtgttcagtAAAGAAGCCTTCCTTTTATCCACAGATTAGGATGACCACACAATCTAGGGTGAATGGACGAAAATACCAACTTCATCAGTGGGATACAGTAAATATCACTTTAtctaaaaacattattaaaaaccaCATTATTACAGAACAAAATAGCCCCCACTCTCTTTAAGGAAATGCTGTTGCTAACTTGAAAGTGATTGACAGCTAATGCACAGTTGATTCTTTAACCTTGGACTGATACTGCATGTCTTTCATGGTGTTTCTGGTTCTGGACAGAAGtatttttctaatgtttttgaCCGCATAATCTGAATAACCTGAgactttacaatataaaaactTATGATCACAAAGATCAAGTAGTAGAGCTACTCCAGTCTATTTGCTACTcaaaaaaatatgtaataatttaaggGATTACTATTATTTTGAGATACACTGCATACTATATTATATAGCTcagtattttacaaaaaaactattttattgaGATTACTTCCATCCTGTCATCCAGGGTCTTTTACAGGAAGAAACAGGGGCTAGTGATTGAGGAATAAttccactttattttttttagtacattttcagttcatttatatttccctatgataaaaatacattcctacagacatacagtaccagagTGCAACACTTTTTACCTGTCTTTGTATTTGTTGTTGGCCTGCGTTGAGATTCCTGAAGGCTGTTATGAAGGTTTCTCTTTCATCATAGTATCGGGGCTTGTAAGTGACTTGCAGACACTTTCATTCATGTTTctaaagtgtaaaaaacaaagcttctcTGGTACATTGTAAGCCAGTGCAACAAACGTATAAATCACATGATTTATTGGAGAcagctttttgtgttttagtggtaaattaaagtcttttaaaaacCCACATCAATAAACCTTGTAGCATTTGCAACAACCCAGAAGGTTTGGTATATATAACCCTCAAATTCACATAAACAGAAGCAGCTGcaacaaaaagcaaaacctCAGGCATTCTTACAAAAACAACTCCCACAACATAGAAAGCTGTGATTGAAAGATGTTTGTGATGTGTAAAGATgggcatactgtagatacactgACTGTAAGGGTTAGTGAtgtaaaatgaataattcaAAATTAGTTTAAATGTATATCaggatgaatatacagtatatacatacagaAGCCTATTTATTCCCTTGAATTGCCACTAATATTTCATTTAGCAAAAGAAAAATTATTAATGAAAATTtctgatttaaaatgaattaaatcatTCTGACttaagatgtaaaaaaaacattaaatgtgatACTGAATATATTGCTAGCATACGTGAAAAGTTTAGTTAAACAGTACATTGTCTGTATACAtgttgaaaatactgtaaatataatccTTTGATAATTTTTAGGTCACTTGGAAGTTTTACTAAGCCTCAGAAATTGTATTGAAACTTCTAAGAGTCACCTTGATTATCTCAGAATATTAAAATAGGCTTAATACAGAAGTAAAACAGTGAGGACCATGTCTTCATGGCGTGAGTCAGATGGTTGTCTGAAGAGAAAAGCTTTCAACCTCAACAATTCTAGTGATGTACAAAAAAGTCCATAAAGCACTGTAATTTTGAATGGTGTATCCAGCTGTTTAGTTGCCATAAGAAAGTTTAACTCAAATTTGCAGCTAGAAAAGTGGTTTAGGAGGCAAACTCACACCCAAGAGCAACAATGAAGAATTTTCAAAAGCTCTGGCATCTCTGGGATGCAATGTTTCTAACACTGCTGTTTGAGGTTGACCTCATGAATTTGGTGTCTGTGGCAAAGTTCCATGGCAACATGGAAACAACAGACACATAACAGCAACTAACTGGCTCCTATGATAAGTGGGACAATACGGCTGTAACTGAATGAAGCACAATTTGAGTTTTGTACATTATGCCCAGTTATGTGATTagcacagaaatgttttttttttccttttttactttATCAAAATACGTGATTCAGCTGCTAAGAAGCTCACATTTGGCCACAAATGAACTTTGCCACAGGAAATTGGCATAAAGCATACTTCaaaatccattcatccatttttctAAACCACTTTACCCAGTATAGCGTCAAAGGGAATGCTGGAGCCCAATCTGGCAGACAACAGGCACAAGAtgcctggatgggacacctgcCCATTGgtggacacacacatacagtacactcataccaattaacccacctctttggaatgtgggaggaaaccggagtagccggaaaaaaaacactcttccATTGGGAGAACAGAGTCTACAAGTTCCATGCAGATTGCATTGGCAGGAGTTGAACCCAAGGTGCCGTGAGGCAAAGAAGCAATacaaaccactgcaccaccgtgcCATGCTGTATGCCTCCCAATTGACTGGTTAAAGGAGCATATGATCAAAATTATTG is a window of Lepisosteus oculatus isolate fLepOcu1 chromosome 6, fLepOcu1.hap2, whole genome shotgun sequence DNA encoding:
- the mos gene encoding proto-oncogene serine/threonine-protein kinase mos, which codes for MPSPIPVSRLLPKEFYPSIDLGPCSSPLEKHVKDSTLHLPSQGFKARNALKLWSCVIQWKQLRLLHPLGSGGFGSVYKGTYYGKTVAVKKVKKCTKNRLASRQSFWSELNAAHLQHENIVRIVAATTCIPESVENQDNIGTIIMEFAGTATLHHVIYNHAPPLETETCFRFSKDIANGLHFLHSHCIIHLDLKPANVLVTDGNICKIADFGCSQKVDNYNDISPARPQNCHLGGTYTHRAPELLKGENASFKADIYSFGITFWQLMTRGQPYTGDRQAVLYAVVAYDLRPAVTDGVFNETPLGQTCKAFMCRCWNKDPRERPSAKELIGKVETLQDLLTTM